One window of Mesorhizobium loti R88b genomic DNA carries:
- a CDS encoding aspartate aminotransferase family protein yields the protein MLLSQSSPYPANAGPTASEQALLERRARLLGPTYRAFYRNPIHLVRGSGVWLYDAQGRRFLDAYNNVASVGHCHPRVVEALSGQAASLNTHTRYLSEIILDYAERLLGTVPAHLGHAMFTCTGSEANDLAIRIAQHSSGGTGVIITDFAYHGATIATAQLSPAAVGAKGVPAHHRTVAAPDTFRDHGRAAQDFARNVAAAIEDMRAQNIRPAALLLDSAFSSDGIFFPDAAVMREAADHVRKAGGIVIADEVQSGFGRLGQGMWGFANYGIEPDIVTMGKPIGDGHPMGAVLVRPQLVSSFGSNTGYFNTFGGNPVAAAVGIAVLDVIEGEGLIENARNVGVYTGELLDALQSRHGMVGDVRHNGLYFGVELTAEGNDGLAATKTSAIVEAMREDGVLISSCGPRGNVLKIRPPLPFARDNAEQLAETLDGALSNW from the coding sequence ATGCTCTTGTCCCAGTCCTCGCCATATCCTGCAAATGCCGGCCCGACGGCATCCGAGCAAGCCCTGCTCGAGCGCCGTGCGCGGCTGCTTGGGCCGACCTATCGTGCCTTCTACCGCAACCCAATCCATCTGGTGCGCGGCAGCGGCGTCTGGCTCTACGATGCGCAGGGACGCAGATTCCTCGACGCCTACAACAATGTCGCTTCGGTCGGGCACTGCCATCCGCGCGTCGTCGAGGCCCTGTCGGGGCAGGCCGCCTCGCTCAACACGCACACGCGCTACTTGAGCGAGATCATCCTCGACTACGCGGAAAGACTGCTCGGCACCGTTCCGGCCCATCTTGGCCACGCCATGTTCACTTGCACTGGCAGCGAGGCCAACGACCTCGCCATCCGCATCGCCCAGCATTCGAGCGGCGGCACGGGCGTCATCATCACCGACTTCGCCTATCACGGCGCCACGATCGCCACGGCGCAGCTGTCGCCGGCGGCAGTTGGCGCCAAGGGTGTGCCCGCGCACCACCGGACCGTGGCAGCGCCGGACACGTTCCGCGACCATGGCCGTGCCGCGCAGGATTTCGCCAGAAATGTCGCCGCCGCCATCGAGGATATGCGCGCACAAAACATCCGTCCCGCCGCGCTGTTGCTCGACTCGGCCTTTTCCAGCGACGGCATTTTCTTCCCCGATGCGGCTGTCATGCGCGAGGCGGCGGATCATGTAAGGAAGGCTGGCGGTATCGTCATTGCCGACGAGGTCCAGTCCGGTTTCGGCCGGCTTGGCCAGGGCATGTGGGGTTTTGCCAATTATGGCATCGAGCCCGACATCGTCACCATGGGCAAGCCGATCGGCGATGGGCATCCAATGGGGGCGGTGCTCGTGCGGCCGCAGCTTGTTTCATCCTTCGGCTCGAACACCGGCTACTTCAACACATTCGGCGGCAATCCGGTCGCGGCCGCTGTCGGCATCGCCGTGCTCGACGTGATCGAAGGCGAAGGGCTGATCGAGAACGCGCGCAATGTCGGCGTCTATACGGGCGAACTCTTGGACGCGCTGCAGAGCCGGCACGGCATGGTCGGTGACGTCAGGCACAACGGCCTCTATTTCGGCGTCGAACTGACGGCGGAAGGCAACGACGGCTTGGCCGCCACCAAAACATCGGCGATTGTCGAAGCCATGCGCGAGGATGGCGTGCTGATCTCGTCCTGCGGTCCGCGCGGCAATGTCCTCAAGATCAGGCCACCGCTGCCCTTTGCCAGGGACAATGCCGAGCAACTGGCCGAGACGCTTGATGGCGCTTTGTCGAACTGGTGA
- a CDS encoding phosphotransferase, with protein sequence MNAAVTDGFGETLAEDAPDVSIADALAILRRHYGLTGSARPLPGERDHNFHIQTDGEGQFVLKVSHPAEEAGFTDFQNKALDHILAIDPTLPVPSVRKSLAGEAQFAVSVGGSAPRIIRLVTYLPGQLLARSPTSAAQDRNLGIFLARLGRALRGFFHPAAGSDLLWDIRKVAKTRPMLADITDTGHRAMVERVMDAFEQHAAPVIPTLRAQIVHNDMNSYNVVMDASRPEVVTGILDFGDMIHSPLICDLAIGAVYRWPAQGHPLAPAARFVAAYQSVQPLEVEEIGILFDLIRARLALIANIASWQAERFPAKRDYVLRLITEVWVSLQRLDGLSSDEARRYFLDHSNPE encoded by the coding sequence ATGAACGCAGCCGTGACTGACGGCTTCGGAGAAACGCTCGCCGAGGACGCGCCTGACGTTTCGATCGCCGACGCGTTGGCCATCTTGCGCCGGCACTACGGCCTCACCGGCAGTGCGCGCCCGTTACCCGGCGAACGCGACCACAATTTCCACATCCAGACCGACGGCGAGGGCCAGTTCGTCCTGAAGGTCTCCCACCCGGCGGAAGAAGCCGGCTTTACCGATTTCCAGAACAAGGCGCTGGACCACATCCTCGCCATCGACCCGACCTTGCCGGTCCCTTCGGTACGCAAGAGCCTTGCGGGCGAAGCGCAGTTCGCGGTCAGCGTCGGTGGATCGGCGCCGCGCATCATCCGTCTGGTCACCTATCTGCCCGGCCAGTTGCTTGCGCGATCTCCGACCTCAGCAGCGCAGGATCGCAATCTCGGCATCTTCCTCGCCCGGCTTGGCCGGGCACTGCGCGGCTTCTTCCATCCGGCCGCCGGCAGCGACCTGCTCTGGGACATCCGCAAGGTCGCCAAGACACGGCCGATGCTGGCTGACATCACTGACACCGGCCACCGGGCCATGGTCGAACGCGTCATGGACGCTTTCGAGCAGCATGCTGCGCCGGTCATCCCGACCCTGCGCGCCCAGATCGTCCACAACGACATGAATTCCTACAATGTGGTGATGGACGCCTCGCGGCCGGAAGTCGTGACCGGCATCCTCGATTTCGGCGACATGATCCATTCGCCGCTGATCTGCGATCTCGCCATCGGCGCCGTCTACCGCTGGCCGGCGCAAGGCCATCCGCTGGCCCCGGCCGCGCGCTTCGTCGCTGCCTATCAATCAGTGCAGCCTCTGGAGGTCGAAGAGATCGGCATTCTTTTCGATCTGATCCGTGCTCGCCTTGCGCTCATCGCCAACATCGCCAGCTGGCAGGCCGAGCGGTTTCCGGCCAAGCGCGACTATGTGCTGCGCCTCATCACCGAGGTCTGGGTCTCGCTCCAACGGCTGGACGGGCTCTCGTCCGATGAGGCCCGCCGCTATTTTCTCGACCATTCCAATCCGGAGTAG
- a CDS encoding ArgE/DapE family deacylase translates to MPERIADEAILSAVDDGFARQVAFLADLVRFPSQRGEEHAAQSFMAAAYQADGYAVDMWRVDVDAIRDLPGFSPVAVSYDDAFNVVATHTPRKATGRSLILNGHIDVVPTGPLDRWERDPYDPAIEDGWMHGRGAGDMKAGLSACLYALAALRGLGYQPAANVYLQSVVEEECTGNGALACLQRGYRADAAFIPEPLEPRLMRAQVGPIWFRVEVDGDPQHASGAFSAGANAIEKAFVIIQALKQLEIVWNARKIDDPHFCNHPHPIRFNLGKIEGGEWTSSVPARCVFEMRVATYPGQRLEDARAELEACIAEAARADPFLANRPPTMSYNGFMAEGYVLEGADEMEAVLRRSHTAVWGEPLQEHVTSATTDARFFGLYADTPAIVYGPICRMPHGYDEAVDLDSVRKVTQTIALFIADWCGLEPTDPEMSS, encoded by the coding sequence ATGCCTGAGCGAATTGCCGACGAAGCCATTCTAAGCGCGGTCGATGACGGCTTCGCGCGGCAAGTCGCGTTCCTGGCCGACCTCGTGCGCTTTCCCTCCCAGCGTGGCGAGGAGCACGCTGCGCAATCCTTCATGGCGGCTGCCTACCAGGCCGATGGCTATGCGGTCGACATGTGGCGTGTCGATGTCGATGCGATCCGCGACCTGCCGGGGTTTTCGCCGGTGGCGGTTTCCTACGATGACGCTTTCAATGTCGTTGCCACCCACACGCCGCGAAAAGCCACCGGCCGCTCGCTGATCCTCAACGGCCATATCGATGTGGTGCCGACGGGACCGCTCGACCGCTGGGAGCGTGATCCCTACGATCCGGCGATCGAGGATGGCTGGATGCATGGCCGCGGCGCCGGCGACATGAAGGCCGGCCTGTCCGCCTGTCTCTACGCGCTGGCCGCCTTGCGCGGCCTTGGCTATCAGCCGGCCGCGAATGTTTACCTCCAGTCGGTGGTCGAGGAGGAATGCACCGGCAATGGCGCGCTCGCTTGTCTGCAGCGCGGCTACCGCGCCGATGCCGCCTTCATTCCCGAGCCGCTGGAACCGAGGCTGATGCGCGCGCAGGTCGGGCCGATCTGGTTCAGGGTCGAGGTTGACGGCGATCCGCAGCATGCGTCAGGGGCTTTCTCGGCCGGCGCCAATGCCATCGAGAAAGCCTTCGTCATCATCCAGGCCCTGAAGCAGCTCGAAATCGTCTGGAACGCGCGCAAGATCGATGATCCGCATTTTTGCAATCACCCGCACCCGATCCGCTTCAACCTCGGCAAGATCGAGGGTGGCGAGTGGACATCGAGCGTTCCGGCACGCTGTGTCTTCGAGATGCGTGTCGCCACCTATCCCGGCCAACGCCTCGAAGATGCCAGGGCCGAGCTAGAAGCCTGCATCGCCGAAGCGGCGCGCGCCGATCCGTTCCTTGCCAATCGCCCGCCCACAATGAGCTACAACGGCTTCATGGCCGAGGGCTATGTGCTGGAGGGTGCCGACGAGATGGAAGCCGTGCTGCGCCGTAGCCATACCGCCGTGTGGGGCGAGCCGCTGCAGGAGCATGTCACCTCGGCGACGACGGATGCACGCTTCTTCGGCCTCTATGCCGACACGCCGGCAATCGTCTACGGCCCGATCTGCCGCATGCCGCATGGTTATGACGAGGCCGTCGATCTCGATTCGGTGCGCAAGGTCACCCAGACCATTGCGCTGTTCATCGCCGACTGGTGCGGTCTTGAGCCCACCGATCCGGAGATGAGCTCATGA
- a CDS encoding GNAT family N-acetyltransferase, protein MLVTEGPLPDEITDLTSGYRRVPAGKIVNAVTWMEARAPVPDLAQPLAMTRITNPDSAAYRAIFLEIGAPWLWDRAAEMSDAEMSAHFADPRQHVYYGHDERGDHVGMVEFSVADDTEIEITYFGLFPSLTGRGLGKRLMAGALDQAWRLGPGRIWLHTSSIDHHSVIGFYRACGFEPYAAGFEITEDPRIKGTLPRDAAPQIPLIETEWVPGAR, encoded by the coding sequence ATGCTGGTCACAGAAGGCCCATTGCCGGATGAAATCACCGATCTCACGTCCGGCTACCGGCGCGTGCCGGCCGGCAAGATCGTCAATGCGGTGACGTGGATGGAAGCGCGTGCCCCGGTGCCTGACCTCGCGCAACCGCTGGCAATGACCCGCATCACAAACCCCGACAGCGCCGCCTACCGCGCGATCTTCCTCGAGATCGGCGCTCCCTGGCTTTGGGATCGCGCCGCCGAAATGTCGGATGCCGAAATGTCAGCGCATTTTGCCGACCCTCGCCAGCATGTCTATTACGGCCATGATGAACGCGGCGACCATGTCGGCATGGTCGAATTCTCCGTGGCCGACGACACAGAGATAGAGATCACCTATTTCGGCCTGTTTCCCTCCTTGACCGGCCGGGGCCTTGGCAAAAGGCTGATGGCCGGCGCGCTCGACCAGGCATGGCGCCTCGGCCCCGGCCGCATCTGGCTGCACACCAGCAGCATCGATCATCACAGCGTCATCGGCTTCTACCGGGCTTGCGGGTTCGAGCCTTATGCGGCCGGTTTCGAAATCACCGAAGATCCCCGGATCAAGGGAACCCTGCCGCGCGACGCAGCCCCGCAAATCCCGTTGATCGAAACGGAATGGGTGCCCGGCGCCAGATGA
- a CDS encoding LuxR C-terminal-related transcriptional regulator, translating to MRPSSQPASQASPHHRRWVRRESILSRLERHVDTRIVLFAAPAGFGKSTTMAQWAAEVARLGRLTAWLSCETTDNDEGAFLSHLVGALRHLVQNPAELDLAFQSSPIPQLDVVLAALVAGLAARDADITLFFDDYHAIEAPAVKRFMERLTRQAPANVAFVIGSRNLPDLQLGKLRVLGDVFEIGPDDLRFASSEAEAFFNDKLGLSVSSGTVETLCSRTEGWAAGLQLASLSLSAAHAPETVIGNFTGANRNVADFLMGEVFLELPPDLAKFLLHSSIFERFSAEACRAVLRAADAEADITEIETRNLFLVPLDEERRWFRYHHLFHDFLSRELERREPEMIAPLHLAAAEWFGERKMLTEAIGHALAAGDQARAAVFVENNALELIAQCQLLYVRQLLALLPRKLVDQRIRLQLVVLWLAVHSSQPEIAQQTLANARKLVETGPTDSNDPGTLTGTTIEAEIAVLDAAVHSTLERFEAARDTALAALRIIAPDAWFMEGATANVIGYNLYALGDLEGARAAADAARKAHERSGSLLGVTIANCYMAVIERSAGRLPAAERLLRNTIIEARTRIGANSYAEALAGTLLAELAYETNASGEALTLVENLGPLIEGAAVIVYPLASVPTYARVLQLTGRGDAALDMLERVYQRVRGSVYRRLASVLVHDRIRLLLDQNRVTEARALLSEHRRESAETAPTVANEFEFFAEGRLLTAEKSYAAAATIFDTLLERTKSSGRMRRHILALILRAKNAGHDPREADRHLLEALRLAQPSGFIRSFVDEGRPVVDGLMRLRAAQAKTDPALSAYATRIIDAAQTMPMATRKPAAPAEKEQLTQRESQLLHCLSEGMSNKDIAVALSVSETTVKWHLKNIFGKLSVSNRVQAVRAAQAAANLRPPPKGGA from the coding sequence ATGAGACCATCGTCGCAACCTGCCAGCCAGGCATCACCCCACCATCGCCGGTGGGTGCGGCGCGAGAGCATCCTGTCGAGGCTGGAGCGGCATGTCGACACACGCATCGTTTTGTTCGCCGCGCCTGCAGGCTTCGGCAAGTCGACGACGATGGCGCAGTGGGCCGCCGAAGTCGCGCGGCTCGGCCGGCTGACCGCATGGCTGTCCTGCGAGACGACAGACAATGACGAAGGCGCCTTCCTATCGCATCTGGTCGGCGCGCTGCGCCATCTCGTCCAGAACCCGGCCGAACTCGACCTTGCCTTCCAGTCGAGCCCGATCCCGCAGCTCGATGTGGTGCTCGCCGCACTTGTCGCGGGTCTTGCAGCGCGCGACGCCGACATCACGCTGTTCTTCGACGACTACCACGCCATCGAAGCGCCGGCGGTGAAGCGGTTCATGGAGCGCCTGACCCGGCAGGCGCCCGCCAACGTCGCCTTCGTCATTGGTTCGCGCAACCTGCCCGACCTGCAGCTCGGCAAGCTCAGGGTGCTCGGCGACGTTTTCGAGATCGGTCCGGACGATCTGCGTTTCGCCTCTTCCGAAGCCGAAGCCTTCTTCAACGACAAGCTGGGCCTTAGCGTCAGCAGCGGCACGGTGGAAACCTTGTGCTCGCGGACCGAAGGCTGGGCCGCCGGCCTGCAACTCGCCTCGCTGTCGCTCAGTGCCGCGCATGCTCCGGAAACCGTCATCGGCAATTTCACCGGCGCCAACCGCAACGTCGCCGATTTCCTGATGGGCGAAGTCTTTCTGGAGCTGCCGCCGGACCTGGCGAAATTCCTGCTCCACAGTTCGATCTTCGAGCGCTTCAGCGCCGAGGCCTGCCGGGCAGTCTTGCGCGCGGCTGACGCCGAGGCCGACATCACCGAGATCGAGACCCGTAATCTGTTCCTGGTGCCGCTCGACGAGGAGCGGCGCTGGTTCCGCTACCATCATCTGTTCCACGACTTCCTCAGCCGTGAACTGGAACGGCGCGAGCCGGAGATGATCGCCCCGCTGCATCTGGCCGCCGCCGAATGGTTCGGCGAACGCAAGATGCTGACCGAAGCCATCGGACACGCGCTCGCCGCCGGCGACCAGGCGCGTGCGGCGGTGTTCGTCGAAAACAACGCGCTCGAGCTCATCGCCCAGTGCCAGTTGCTCTATGTGCGCCAGTTGCTGGCACTGCTGCCGCGGAAACTGGTCGACCAGCGCATCCGGCTGCAGCTCGTGGTGCTGTGGCTGGCGGTGCACTCAAGCCAGCCCGAGATCGCACAGCAGACGCTGGCCAATGCGCGCAAGCTGGTCGAAACCGGGCCGACGGATAGCAATGATCCGGGCACGCTGACCGGCACCACGATCGAAGCCGAGATCGCTGTCCTCGATGCCGCCGTGCACAGCACGCTGGAGCGGTTCGAGGCCGCGCGCGATACCGCGCTGGCCGCCCTGCGCATCATCGCCCCCGATGCCTGGTTCATGGAGGGTGCCACCGCCAATGTCATCGGCTACAATCTCTACGCGCTGGGCGACCTCGAAGGCGCACGCGCGGCAGCAGACGCAGCACGCAAGGCGCATGAGCGGAGCGGCAGCCTGCTCGGCGTCACCATCGCCAATTGCTACATGGCCGTCATCGAACGCTCGGCCGGCCGCCTGCCCGCCGCAGAAAGGCTGCTGCGCAACACGATCATCGAGGCGAGGACGCGGATCGGCGCGAACTCCTATGCCGAGGCGCTGGCCGGGACGCTGCTGGCCGAACTTGCCTACGAGACCAACGCGTCCGGCGAGGCGCTGACGCTGGTCGAGAATCTGGGACCACTGATCGAGGGCGCGGCGGTCATCGTCTATCCCCTAGCCAGCGTGCCAACCTATGCCCGCGTGCTGCAGCTGACCGGTCGCGGCGACGCCGCACTCGACATGCTGGAGCGCGTCTACCAGCGCGTGCGCGGCTCGGTCTACCGTCGCCTCGCTTCGGTGCTGGTGCATGATCGCATCCGGCTGCTGCTGGACCAGAACCGCGTCACCGAGGCGCGCGCATTGCTGAGCGAGCATCGCCGCGAAAGCGCTGAGACCGCCCCTACTGTCGCCAACGAATTCGAGTTCTTCGCCGAGGGCAGGCTGCTGACGGCGGAGAAATCCTACGCGGCGGCGGCGACGATTTTCGACACGCTGCTGGAGCGAACGAAAAGCAGCGGGCGCATGCGCCGCCACATCCTGGCGCTGATCCTGCGCGCCAAGAATGCCGGCCATGACCCGCGCGAGGCCGACCGCCATCTCCTCGAAGCGCTGCGTCTTGCCCAGCCCTCCGGCTTCATCCGCTCCTTCGTCGACGAGGGCAGGCCTGTCGTCGACGGGTTGATGCGGCTGCGGGCGGCGCAGGCAAAGACCGATCCCGCCCTGTCGGCCTATGCAACGCGCATCATCGATGCCGCGCAGACCATGCCCATGGCGACGCGCAAGCCCGCCGCACCAGCCGAGAAGGAACAGCTCACCCAACGCGAATCCCAACTGCTGCACTGCCTGTCGGAGGGCATGTCCAACAAGGATATCGCGGTTGCGCTGTCGGTGAGCGAAACAACGGTGAAATGGCATTTGAAGAACATTTTCGGCAAGCTTTCGGTGTCGAACCGCGTGCAGGCCGTGCGCGCCGCGCAGGCCGCCGCAAACCTCCGTCCCCCTCCGAAAGGAGGGGCATAG
- a CDS encoding class II histone deacetylase yields MATGYVFHEQLMWHDTGSSADMMPPGRFVEPGRHLESPGSKRRLNNLIQVSGLSRHLVPIIPEPVSVEDLLRVHTQRHVDDIRMLSERGSGFAGPQAPIGLNSFDIALLSAGTTYAAMRAVLTGRVDNAYALARPPGHHAEPDQAMGNCLFSNIGVSVRRLQHEGLLGRAAIVDWDVHHGNGTETVFYSDPSVLTISLHQDNLYPTGRGALADNGKGEGEGYNINIPLPAGSGTGAYEATFDRVVAPALRAYRPDLVIVASGFDASGFDPLGRMMLNSECFRRLAARMVALAAETSNGRLMMSHEGGYSEGYVPFCGHAVIETLANHRTEVIDPLSDHIDEWAGQDLQPHQAAVIDAAEGLLAGLRQRLASAA; encoded by the coding sequence ATGGCGACAGGTTACGTTTTTCACGAACAGCTGATGTGGCATGACACCGGCTCCAGCGCCGACATGATGCCTCCCGGCCGTTTCGTGGAACCCGGACGGCACCTGGAATCACCTGGATCGAAGCGCCGGCTTAACAACCTCATCCAGGTCAGCGGCCTGTCACGCCATCTGGTGCCAATCATTCCCGAACCGGTTTCGGTGGAGGACCTGCTGCGTGTGCATACGCAGCGCCACGTCGACGACATCAGAATGCTCAGCGAGCGCGGCTCCGGTTTCGCCGGGCCGCAGGCGCCGATCGGCCTCAACAGTTTCGATATCGCGCTATTGTCCGCCGGCACCACCTATGCGGCGATGCGCGCGGTGCTCACCGGACGGGTCGACAACGCCTATGCGCTGGCGCGGCCGCCGGGGCACCATGCCGAGCCCGACCAGGCGATGGGCAACTGCCTGTTCTCCAACATCGGCGTCTCCGTGCGCCGGCTGCAGCATGAGGGCCTGCTCGGCCGCGCAGCGATCGTCGACTGGGACGTGCATCATGGCAACGGCACCGAGACGGTGTTTTATTCCGACCCATCAGTGCTGACCATTTCCCTGCACCAGGACAATCTCTATCCGACCGGACGCGGCGCGCTGGCCGACAATGGCAAGGGCGAAGGCGAAGGCTACAACATCAACATTCCGCTGCCGGCCGGCAGCGGCACCGGCGCCTATGAGGCAACCTTCGACCGCGTCGTCGCTCCTGCCTTGCGCGCCTACAGGCCGGACCTCGTCATCGTCGCGTCCGGCTTCGACGCCTCGGGCTTCGATCCGCTCGGCCGCATGATGCTGAACAGCGAATGCTTCCGGCGCCTTGCCGCCCGCATGGTGGCGCTGGCCGCCGAGACATCGAACGGGCGCCTGATGATGAGCCATGAAGGCGGCTATTCCGAGGGCTATGTGCCATTCTGCGGCCATGCCGTCATCGAGACGCTGGCCAATCACCGCACCGAAGTGATCGACCCGCTGTCGGACCATATCGACGAATGGGCCGGGCAGGACTTGCAGCCGCATCAGGCAGCGGTGATCGATGCCGCCGAGGGCCTGCTCGCCGGCCTGCGTCAACGCCTCGCCAGTGCTGCCTGA